The Osmerus eperlanus unplaced genomic scaffold, fOsmEpe2.1 SCAFFOLD_717, whole genome shotgun sequence genomic sequence ATCCTCAACAAGGCCGACAACCTGGCGACCCAGGACCTGATGAGGGTGTACGGTGCCCTCTTCTGGAGCCTGGCGCCCCTCATCAACGTGACGGAGCCGCCCAGGGTCTACGTCAGCTCCTTCTGGCCCTACGACTACGCCGCCGAGACCAGCCGCGAGCTCTTCAAGCGCGAGGAGATCTCCCTCCTGGAGGACCTCAACCAGGTGATCGAGAACCGCCTGGAGAACAAGATCGCCTTCATCCGCCAGCACGGGATCCGCGTGCGCATCCACGGCCTGCTGGTGGACCGCTACGTCCAGACCTTCAAGGAGAAGATGAGCTTCTTCAGCGACCCCGAGCTGGTCTTCAAGGAGATCGTGGACGAGCCCGACAAGTTCTTCATCTTCAAGTCCATCCTGGCCAAGACCAACGTCAGCAAGTTCGACCTTCCCAACCGCGACGCCTACCGCGACTTCTTCGGCGTCAACCCGGTGACCAGCTTCAAGTCCCTGTCGGCCCAGTGCTCCTACATGGGCGGGTGCCTGCTGGACAAGATCGAGAGAGCCATCACCAACGAACTGCCGGACCTGCTCAGCAGCATCAACTCGGGCAAAAACCCCGGCCTCACCTCCTGCGAGGTCACCGGTTGTGGCGAAAAGCCTAAGAACCGCTACCGGAAAAACtgagataaaagagagagagagagagagagagagagagagagagagaaggaggagtggggggtggaagggggtgtAAAGGAGAGGTGTAGATGAGGGGaataagagaagagagagggggttgcCGTCGTCCGACCCTGCTCTGGTCGGAGAGCCTGTGTTGTCGTTGGTGGGAGACGGAGGAGACGGAGTcgttttgttgttgctgtttgtttgttgttttttcgGAGGAGAATGAGGGGTGGTGTATTTAGGGGgttgaggaaggaggggagacagatggagggtcGGTGGGGGTGAGAACGGATGACGAGGCAGCTGGGAGATATGTGCTGGAGAGACTAAACGAGCTAGGTACCTGAAaaatgccctcctctctcccttgcaCATCCACAGTGGACTGTCTGGGATATTTGGCGGGAAAAAACGTACATGtgaacgaaaaaaaaaaaagaacaaaataagaaaaagttaaaaatgtataaaaacgaAAAACCTGAGACTGAAAACAGTCGATACCAGCTCCCTTGTATGTGAATAAAATGTGAAATTGGATTGAGGAGTTGCCAATTTGTTTTGTAAGAGCctatttaaatacatttcaacAGGTTAATTCCATGTACTTAAGAAGTCGTTTTTTGGAAGTAGATGGGTTTTTTGGCGTGCTCTGAACTTTTTACTGGCAGTTGAGCCTTGTAAGGCATAAGAAGCTAAGCCTTTGGCTTTTAACGCCATCTAGATCAACTTTAACATTGCATGTTAGATCAGATGGTATTTAACAGAGGATATTTTAGGTGCATGTATTTCCGTCCTCCAACTTGATTTTCAGTATTAGGTCTCTAATCAGTCAAATCTCCCAACCCTATGGTGCAGTGTTGGCCAAACAGATGGCCATTCTTGTAGCCATCTTTGTTTTATATATTTCTCGCTCTCGGTTGTTGACAGCCAATGATATGAGCACTGTAAAGCAGGGGTCAGGGGCTCAGGACCTATCACCAAGGGGGGCGGGGTTAACTTTTCTGCTTCACTTCCTCTTAACTGCTTACTTTGTTGTTTGAGTCTATACATTTGCCATTTTGTCTCACGGGAGTTCAATACTATTGTAATACACATTTTATTACCTTCCATTGATAAGCTTGCCAGCTGTTTTAGCTGAACGACCAACAGGATATCAAAGTGCTACATGTTACATGAGTGATGAGGATCTTTCCAGGATGTGACACAGTAATAAACTGAACGATGTGTGCTTTGAGTCGGCCTGTCTTTATGTGTGTCCTCTGTCAGACACAAGAGGATCACTCCGTCCCATACATATTCTTGAATGTGTTTTTGATTTGACAGTGACCGTGCAGGTAACCATTATACAGGAACACAGTGGACTCCATGGAACCTGAACACACTGTGAAGGGAAAGAAGTGGAGCAGGGAGAGTGACCTCCCCAGGGGCTTGTGGGgatggtgaaggagagaggcagaaagcagTGGCATCCCGGGTGAATGAACTCACGAACATGATAGACTCACCAGGGTGGAGACCGctttgggtgtttgtgtgtgtgtatgtctgtgtgtgtatgtctgtgtgtgtgtgtgtgtcggtgtgtgtgtgtgtgtgtatgtgtgtgtggggagtcaggtggctccccacacacacatcgggctagtaatccgaaggttgccagttcgattcccggttatgccaactgacgttgtgtccttgggcaaggcacttcaccctacttgcctcgggggaatgtccctgtacttactgtaagtcgctctggataagagcgtctgctaaatgactaaatgtaaatgtaaacgtgtgtgtttgtgtgtgtatgtctgtgtgtgtatgtctgtgtgtgtggtttttaggtggggggggagggcaggtttAAGGTTGCATTGTTGCAGATGTGCAGATCTCACAATGAATTCCCTTTAAACACTGTGCAAGGGTATAGCGATAATGGGACATGGCAAACTCCTGCTCCGTGGTGAGCTGCATCTGCCACCTATGTGGGCAACCTGAAACATCTTAATGGCCCAGGTGGGTTTAACAGTGCATCGTAGGATTTGTAGTCTTTGGGTCCCTTAGGCCATTTGAGAAAAATCCTTGTATTCTTCCAACCCCCCTAAAATGCATTTTCCTCTTTCTTTATCCGGTCTCTTTCTTTGTTCCCTCATTAGCAATGAGTTATTGATTTTTTAACTCCGGGTTTAATTACCAGCATCCTAACTCATTGATCACTGTTGAGAGCACCAACTAATGAAAATCATGAAAAGACAGAACTGTAAAGCAACCACTCAACAGAAGTCAATACAGGAAGTAAACCTTCTCTGGGGGGTAAATTATCATAATGTAGTCAGCATTTGATTGTGTGGttgacaaggtgtgtgtgtgtgtgtgtgtgtgtgtgtgtttctctctctctctccatatatatatatataaagggggagagagagactatatATGTCTATACATATATAGAGTATACAGTATTGATACCTGTATATACATGTAGTTGCATATCGtggccaccagggagagctccaTTAGTATTTATACATGCATCGAGGATCTCAAGGATTATGCCCCTTACTCTTCCATATGTGTTCTCTAATAATCACTGTTTTATACAAGACCATTGTGATTCCAGAGATATGTCAAGAGGATTGTGTTCCGGCACACATACTAAATCTCCTGAGTCCTGAATACTTTGACTTTGATAGCAATCCATTGAACATCAGGACTGGTTTGATTCCACTGCAATTCTTTCATTTTTAACACGTCTGTGATTAACTTTTTAGGAATGTTACATCTTTAAGTTGTTTTTTGGAAAGGGTAATATAGGTGGACTCCTGATTTTGATGACAGTTTTAGTCCACCAATGGGGAATTAAGTTTAATTTGATTCAATAGGGCAGCTGCTAGTCTGTTTGTAGTTATGCCAGTTTGATGAATAGATAACCAATGCATATTTCTCACtcttgcacatacacacacacacacacaaatgcacacacaaatgcacactcaCAATCATAATTAAAAGATTAAAAtttttaaaaattaaaaatGAGTGTATTGTGTAACCACTTTTGCTTTTACTttcatttgctctctctctttcttagtttctttctctctctctctctttcttagtttctttctgtctctctccctctctctctctttcgtaatctctctctctctttcttagtttctttctctctttctctctctcttagtttctttcagtctccctccctctctctctctctttcttagtctctctctctctctctctctctctctctctctctctttcttcgtttctttctctctctctttctctctctctttcttagtttctttctgtctccctccctctctctctctcttttttagtttctctctctccctctctcagtctccctgtAC encodes the following:
- the srl gene encoding sarcalumenin; this encodes MSSSPPYSATLCLTAYPGRTLGDTNADGEITSKPLVLFLGPWSVGKSSMINYLLGLQDTPYQLYTGAEPTTSEFTVIMHGEKIRSVEGIVMAADSSRSFSPLEKFGQNFLEKLIGIEMPHKLLERVTFVDTPGIIENRKQQERGYPFNDVCQWFIDRADLIFVVFDPTKLDVGLELEMLFRQLKGRESQIRIILNKADNLATQDLMRVYGALFWSLAPLINVTEPPRVYVSSFWPYDYAAETSRELFKREEISLLEDLNQVIENRLENKIAFIRQHGIRVRIHGLLVDRYVQTFKEKMSFFSDPELVFKEIVDEPDKFFIFKSILAKTNVSKFDLPNRDAYRDFFGVNPVTSFKSLSAQCSYMGGCLLDKIERAITNELPDLLSSINSGKNPGLTSCEVTGCGEKPKNRYRKN